Proteins co-encoded in one Malus domestica chromosome 09, GDT2T_hap1 genomic window:
- the LOC103443343 gene encoding putative pentatricopeptide repeat-containing protein At1g16830 isoform X2, translating to MEKVWRFRYCFLHKGPTQIIKALRMLPICHFSSPKRPDAAGQLLEKMVETGSSPSIVTYTTLIRGFLKSNMVSEAFNILNIIESKGYAPDLVLCNVLIDSFAKAGRCDDAIDVFVSMQSRNLAPDSCTVSSLLSTICLSRRFHLLPKLVRGLDIEVDLLLCNSLLCYFCKAGFPSLAVKYYNDMLDRGLIPDKYTFVGLVHGLCKARRVDEAVDVYHGILRSFPGQDAYIHTVVMDGLIKVGKFNAAIRVFRKAVAEGFTLDVVAYTVAIIGLFMGGRAGEAWSLYRQMKEVSLAPTAHTYNVMVSGFVKERDLNMVNLMLQEMIEAKVELGSNTFLRLSKFLCRPCHSDSVIELWIEMRSLGLISSKVVQELLSDEVAEGVKVDDGLVAYLGFSSETGLSVETSGSEDVYDVAASMG from the exons ATGGAAAAAGTATGGAGATTTAGGTATTGCTTTCTGCACAAAGGGCCAACCCAAATCATCAAAGCACTGCGCATGTTGCCAATCTGCCACTTTTCATCACCAAAG AGACCTGATGCGGCTGGTCAGTTATTGGAGAAGATGGTTGAGACTGGTTCTTCTCCTAGTATTGTAACGTACACGACTTTAATCAGAGGATTTTTAAAATCTAATATGGTTAGTGAAGCATTCAATATTCTAAATATTATTGAATCTAAAGGATATGCCCCTGACCTCGTTCTTTGTAATGTGTTAATAGACTCCTTTGCCAAGGCTGGGAGGTGTGATGATGCCATCGATGTTTTTGTTAGCATGCAATCACGAAACTTGGCTCCTGATTCTTGTACTGTATCTTCATTGTTATCCACCATATGTTTGTCTAGGAGGTTTCATCTATTACCCAAGTTGGTTCGTGGACTTGACATAGAAGTTGACTTATTGCTTTGCAACTCACTTCTCTGTTATTTTTGTAAGGCTGGGTTTCCATCTCTTGCCGTGAAGTATTATAATGATATGCTTGATAGAGGTCTTATACCAGATAAGTATACTTTCGTTGGATTGGTACATGGGTTGTGTAAGGCAAGAAGAGTTGACGAAGCAGTTGATGTGTACCATGGGATTCTCCGGAGTTTCCCTGGACAGGATGCTTACATTCATACTGTGGTCATGGATGGGCTTATAAAGGTTGGTAAGTTTAATGCGGCCATTAGAGTGTTTAGAAAAGCAGTTGCAGAGGGGTTCACACTTGATGTTGTAGCATACACAGTTGCCATTATTGGGCTCTTTATGGGTGGTAGAGCTGGAGAGGCTTGGTCACTCTATCGCCAGATGAAGGAGGTCAGCTTGGCTCCTACTGCACATACATACAATGTAATGGTTTCTGGTTTCGTTAAAGAAAGAGATCTTAATATGGTTAATTTAATGCTACAAGAGATGATAGAAGCAAAAGTAGAACTGGGCTCCAATACTTTCTTGAGATTATCAAAATTCCTCTGTAGACCATGTCATTCTGATTCAGTTATTGAACTATGGATTGAGATGAGAAGTTTGGGTTTGATATCTTCCAAGGTAGTGCAAGAATTACTTTCCGACGAAGTTGCTGAAGGCGTGAAAGTAGATGATGGCCTCGTTGCATATTTAGGCTTTAGTTCAGAAACTGGCTTATCTGTGGAGACATCTGGCTCTGAAGACGTTTATGATGTGGCTGCTTCAATGGGTTGA
- the LOC103443343 gene encoding putative pentatricopeptide repeat-containing protein At1g16830 isoform X1: MEKVWRFRYCFLHKGPTQIIKALRMLPICHFSSPKVCPTNKTQGNFQKIFDREKSELILNHQVVHSTLLNCSSDLIALRFFLWCAGQRNYFHNKIVIDHMVGVIKRVMEQYRTVQLIIRELESMGCVVKSQTFLLLLRIYWRGEMYTMVFEAFELMGTYGFIPNTFARNIIIDALFKIGHGDLAIKFLKETRRPNFLTYNIALCNLCNLKDLCHIRDMLRMMLRQGYHPKVETFEMILSCFCKMDNIVGAHQVLGLLITLGNVVSVNVWSILMNGFCRLQRPDAAGQLLEKMVETGSSPSIVTYTTLIRGFLKSNMVSEAFNILNIIESKGYAPDLVLCNVLIDSFAKAGRCDDAIDVFVSMQSRNLAPDSCTVSSLLSTICLSRRFHLLPKLVRGLDIEVDLLLCNSLLCYFCKAGFPSLAVKYYNDMLDRGLIPDKYTFVGLVHGLCKARRVDEAVDVYHGILRSFPGQDAYIHTVVMDGLIKVGKFNAAIRVFRKAVAEGFTLDVVAYTVAIIGLFMGGRAGEAWSLYRQMKEVSLAPTAHTYNVMVSGFVKERDLNMVNLMLQEMIEAKVELGSNTFLRLSKFLCRPCHSDSVIELWIEMRSLGLISSKVVQELLSDEVAEGVKVDDGLVAYLGFSSETGLSVETSGSEDVYDVAASMG; encoded by the coding sequence ATGGAAAAAGTATGGAGATTTAGGTATTGCTTTCTGCACAAAGGGCCAACCCAAATCATCAAAGCACTGCGCATGTTGCCAATCTGCCACTTTTCATCACCAAAGGTGTGTCCAACTAACAAAACCCAGGGGAATTTCCAGAAAATTTTTGACCGAGAAAAaagtgaactcattctcaatCATCAAGTTGTGCATTCCACTTTATTGAACTGCTCTTCTGATTTGATTGCACTGAGATTCTTCTTGTGGTGTGCCGGTCAACGTAATTATTTTCACAATAAGATTGTGAttgatcacatggttggtgTCATCAAGCGCGTGATGGAACAATATAGAACAGTTCAATTGATTATTAGGGAACTAGAGAGCATGGGGTGTGTTGTAAAATCTCAAACGTTCTTACTCTTGTTGAGGATTTATTGGCGTGGCGAAATGTATACAATGGTCTTTGAGGCCTTTGAGCTAATGGGTACTTATGGTTTTATTCCAAACACATTTGCTCGTAACATAATCATTGATGCGTTGTTCAAAATTGGGCATGGGGATTTAGCTATTAAGTTTCTGAAAGAGACCCGAAGGCCAAATTTTTTGACTTATAACATTGCACTGTGTAATTTATGCAATCTCAAGGATTTATGTCACATTCGAGATATGTTGAGAATGATGTTGCGGCAGGGATATCACCCAAAAGTTGAGACATTTGAGATGATTTTGAGCTGTTTTTGCAAAATGGATAATATAGTGGGGGCGCATCAAGTGTTGGGCCTACTGATTACTTTGGGCAACGTTGTGTCTGTAAATGTTTGGAGCATATTGATGAATGGATTTTGTCGATTGCAGAGACCTGATGCGGCTGGTCAGTTATTGGAGAAGATGGTTGAGACTGGTTCTTCTCCTAGTATTGTAACGTACACGACTTTAATCAGAGGATTTTTAAAATCTAATATGGTTAGTGAAGCATTCAATATTCTAAATATTATTGAATCTAAAGGATATGCCCCTGACCTCGTTCTTTGTAATGTGTTAATAGACTCCTTTGCCAAGGCTGGGAGGTGTGATGATGCCATCGATGTTTTTGTTAGCATGCAATCACGAAACTTGGCTCCTGATTCTTGTACTGTATCTTCATTGTTATCCACCATATGTTTGTCTAGGAGGTTTCATCTATTACCCAAGTTGGTTCGTGGACTTGACATAGAAGTTGACTTATTGCTTTGCAACTCACTTCTCTGTTATTTTTGTAAGGCTGGGTTTCCATCTCTTGCCGTGAAGTATTATAATGATATGCTTGATAGAGGTCTTATACCAGATAAGTATACTTTCGTTGGATTGGTACATGGGTTGTGTAAGGCAAGAAGAGTTGACGAAGCAGTTGATGTGTACCATGGGATTCTCCGGAGTTTCCCTGGACAGGATGCTTACATTCATACTGTGGTCATGGATGGGCTTATAAAGGTTGGTAAGTTTAATGCGGCCATTAGAGTGTTTAGAAAAGCAGTTGCAGAGGGGTTCACACTTGATGTTGTAGCATACACAGTTGCCATTATTGGGCTCTTTATGGGTGGTAGAGCTGGAGAGGCTTGGTCACTCTATCGCCAGATGAAGGAGGTCAGCTTGGCTCCTACTGCACATACATACAATGTAATGGTTTCTGGTTTCGTTAAAGAAAGAGATCTTAATATGGTTAATTTAATGCTACAAGAGATGATAGAAGCAAAAGTAGAACTGGGCTCCAATACTTTCTTGAGATTATCAAAATTCCTCTGTAGACCATGTCATTCTGATTCAGTTATTGAACTATGGATTGAGATGAGAAGTTTGGGTTTGATATCTTCCAAGGTAGTGCAAGAATTACTTTCCGACGAAGTTGCTGAAGGCGTGAAAGTAGATGATGGCCTCGTTGCATATTTAGGCTTTAGTTCAGAAACTGGCTTATCTGTGGAGACATCTGGCTCTGAAGACGTTTATGATGTGGCTGCTTCAATGGGTTGA
- the LOC103443345 gene encoding uncharacterized protein isoform X1 yields MSSYENVVGGKLKLKGKALDVKAAGMKKKKKHKKHQEQTSSVTETELSADVDGSAEVTNPDEEEINDSHKSGEEGKAPHYGDLLTPAERRYIEQRERIDNHRLAKTANKSHRDRIQDFNQYLANMSEHYDIPKVGPG; encoded by the exons ATGTCGTCGTATGAGAATGTCGTTGGTGGGAagctgaagctcaagggaaaggCTCTGGATGTGAAGGCTGCtggaatgaagaagaaaaagaagcatAAGAAACATCAAGAACAAACTTCTAGTGTAACGGAAACTGAGCTCTCAGCTG ATGTAGATGGAAGTGCAGAAGTAACCAATCCCGATGAGGAAGAAATAAACGATTCGCACAAATCAGGTGAGGAGGGGAAGGCTCCTCACTACGGTGATCTTCTCACACCTGCAGAGAGACGATATAtagaacagagagagagaattgataATCACAGGTTGGCCAAGACAGCAAACAAGTCCCACCGTGACAGAATTCAAGACTTCAACCAATATCTGGCAAACATGAGCGAGCATTATGACATTCCTAAAGTCGGGCCAGGCTAA
- the LOC103443345 gene encoding uncharacterized protein isoform X2, whose translation MSSYENVVGGKLKLKGKALDVKAAGMKKKKKHKKHQEQTSSVTETELSADGSAEVTNPDEEEINDSHKSGEEGKAPHYGDLLTPAERRYIEQRERIDNHRLAKTANKSHRDRIQDFNQYLANMSEHYDIPKVGPG comes from the exons ATGTCGTCGTATGAGAATGTCGTTGGTGGGAagctgaagctcaagggaaaggCTCTGGATGTGAAGGCTGCtggaatgaagaagaaaaagaagcatAAGAAACATCAAGAACAAACTTCTAGTGTAACGGAAACTGAGCTCTCAGCTG ATGGAAGTGCAGAAGTAACCAATCCCGATGAGGAAGAAATAAACGATTCGCACAAATCAGGTGAGGAGGGGAAGGCTCCTCACTACGGTGATCTTCTCACACCTGCAGAGAGACGATATAtagaacagagagagagaattgataATCACAGGTTGGCCAAGACAGCAAACAAGTCCCACCGTGACAGAATTCAAGACTTCAACCAATATCTGGCAAACATGAGCGAGCATTATGACATTCCTAAAGTCGGGCCAGGCTAA